In Anaerolineae bacterium, a single window of DNA contains:
- a CDS encoding fumarylacetoacetate hydrolase family protein — protein sequence MRLRRARLNEPSSAVYSVVVEHEGRWVPLVPALETFGAQDYPTLDRTAQDVVAFLQAGEAAQEEARRLLDAIGATDFAGRFDPSPILPFTPRTFRDFMLYEQHVIHAAKGLVRRFLPRMWKPLALYERLTGKPHPKLRPKPIWYEKPIYYMGSPINFYTEGETIPWPAYTQALDYELELGVVIARPLYNATPEEALQAVGGFVVINDFSARDVQYPEMMSGFGPVKAKSFANGMSVEVVTADEVLPYVENLAVRVTVNEQTWGEGTTAGPQHSLAEMVAYASLGEKVVPGEVMATGTIPGCSGMETDQWLSPGDVITLTIERVGSLTNRIGTPEG from the coding sequence ATGCGCCTGCGCCGCGCACGCTTGAACGAACCGTCATCCGCCGTCTACTCGGTGGTCGTGGAACACGAAGGCCGATGGGTCCCCCTGGTACCGGCGCTGGAAACCTTCGGCGCGCAGGATTACCCTACCCTGGACCGTACGGCCCAGGATGTGGTGGCCTTCCTCCAGGCCGGGGAAGCCGCCCAAGAGGAGGCCCGACGTCTGCTGGATGCGATCGGCGCGACCGATTTTGCCGGGCGCTTCGACCCCAGTCCAATTTTGCCCTTCACACCGCGCACCTTCCGCGATTTCATGCTCTACGAGCAGCATGTCATCCACGCCGCCAAAGGGCTGGTCAGGCGCTTTCTCCCTCGAATGTGGAAGCCCCTGGCGCTTTACGAACGCCTCACGGGCAAACCCCACCCCAAACTCCGCCCCAAGCCTATCTGGTACGAAAAGCCCATCTACTACATGGGCAGCCCGATCAACTTCTACACCGAAGGGGAGACCATCCCCTGGCCGGCTTACACCCAGGCCCTGGACTACGAACTGGAACTCGGGGTGGTCATCGCCCGCCCGCTCTACAACGCCACGCCGGAGGAAGCGCTGCAAGCCGTCGGCGGGTTCGTGGTCATCAATGACTTCAGCGCCCGGGATGTGCAGTACCCCGAAATGATGAGTGGCTTCGGCCCAGTCAAGGCCAAGAGCTTTGCCAACGGGATGAGCGTGGAAGTGGTGACCGCCGACGAGGTGCTGCCTTATGTGGAAAACCTGGCCGTGCGCGTCACAGTCAATGAGCAAACCTGGGGCGAAGGCACCACAGCCGGCCCACAGCACAGCCTGGCCGAGATGGTCGCCTACGCCTCGCTGGGCGAGAAAGTGGTCCCCGGCGAGGTCATGGCCACCGGTACCATCCCCGGCTGCAGCGGGATGGAAACCGACCAGTGGCTCTCCCCCGGCGACGTGATCACGCTGACCATCGAACGGGTGGGCAGCCTGACCAACCGCATCGGCACACCGGAGGGGTAA
- a CDS encoding cyclase family protein, with product MPRFIDLSAPIAPSPEGTPPFLRVEIEYHDHQAGAAQAQALLKVPPHLFRNGEGWATETITRLGTHDTTHVDAPYHYNSTIQGKPAPTIDQLPLEWFFSDGVVLDMTHKGKGDPVTVADIQAELQRIGYTLKPLDIVLVRTGQDAYYNAPDYLFRGPGVTAEATIWLYEQGVRVMGIDAWGWDEPLDLQAQKALQAGKPGVFWAAHQVDLPYAQIERLVNLGKLPPFGFKVACFPLKVQGGSAGPARVVAILED from the coding sequence ATGCCCCGCTTCATCGACCTTTCGGCCCCCATTGCCCCCAGCCCGGAGGGCACGCCGCCCTTCCTGCGCGTGGAAATCGAATATCACGACCATCAGGCCGGTGCCGCTCAGGCCCAGGCGCTGCTCAAGGTGCCGCCCCACCTGTTTCGCAACGGGGAAGGCTGGGCGACCGAGACCATCACCCGCTTGGGCACCCACGACACCACCCATGTGGACGCACCCTACCACTACAACAGCACCATCCAGGGCAAACCCGCGCCTACCATCGACCAGTTGCCCCTGGAGTGGTTCTTCAGCGACGGGGTGGTGCTGGACATGACACACAAGGGTAAAGGCGACCCGGTCACCGTGGCCGACATTCAGGCCGAACTGCAGCGCATTGGCTACACCCTCAAGCCCCTGGATATCGTGCTGGTGCGCACCGGTCAGGACGCCTACTACAACGCGCCCGACTATCTCTTCCGCGGCCCCGGGGTGACCGCCGAGGCGACCATCTGGCTCTACGAACAAGGCGTGCGCGTGATGGGCATCGATGCCTGGGGCTGGGATGAACCCCTGGACCTGCAGGCGCAAAAGGCGCTCCAGGCCGGGAAGCCCGGGGTGTTCTGGGCCGCGCATCAGGTGGACCTGCCCTACGCGCAAATCGAGCGCCTGGTCAACCTGGGCAAACTGCCGCCTTTCGGCTTCAAGGTAGCCTGCTTCCCACTCAAGGTGCAGGGTGGCAGCGCCGGCCCGGCGCGCGTGGTGGCCATTCTGGAGGACTGA